In Helianthus annuus cultivar XRQ/B chromosome 8, HanXRQr2.0-SUNRISE, whole genome shotgun sequence, a single genomic region encodes these proteins:
- the LOC110869503 gene encoding cysteine-rich receptor-like protein kinase 10: protein MVTFKNFFLELIKPCTPEDQDQKEVDVSQEQKIFTFQTLISATNNLENKLGQGGFGPVFKGKLQDGREIAVKKLSETSKQGKREFTNEAKLLACIQHRNVVSLLGYCAFPEKLLVYEYVVNESLDKLLFKSAKRDVLDWKRRYSIIVGVAQGLLYLHEDSRDRIIHRDIKASNILLDGRWRPKIADFGMARLYPEDKTHVNTRVAGTNGYMAPEYALHGNLSVKADVYSYGVVVLELISGHKNSTFNLDPECDNLLDWAYKLYAKGKSLEIMDSTLATSADPNQVATCVQIGLLCTQSDPKLRPTMRQVVVMLSKNGGPLDEPTKPGYQGFKTRRTGRRSNSSSSTGNSSGTSSRTSRSTTMSATRAVGGTASMWASSSYLRRHHPPSSSCASSVSDPYGKRPIEG, encoded by the exons ATGGTCACATTCAAGAACTTTTTTCTTGAGCTCATCAAGCCCT GTACACCAGAAGATCAAGATCAGAAAGAAGTTGATGTATCTCAAGAACAAAAGATTTTCACATTTCAAACATTAATTAGTGCTACAAACAATTTGGAAAATAAGCTTGGGCAAGGGGGTTTTGGCCCTGTTTTCAAG GGGAAGTTGCAGGATGGTAGAGAGATTGCTGTGAAGAAGCTTTCAGAGACCTCAAAACAGGGGAAAAGGGAGTTTACAAATGAAGCTAAATTATTGGCTTGCATACAACATCGAAATGTTGTGAGTTTGTTAGGCTATTGCGCGTTCCCTGAGAAGCTTTTGGTGTATGAATATGTTGTTAACGAGAGCCTCGACAAGCTTCTTTTCA AGTCTGCAAAGAGGGATGTGCTTGACTGGAAACGAAGATATTCCATAATCGTTGGTGTAGCACAAGGCTTGCTTTATCTTCATGAAGACTCGCGTGATCGTATCATTCATAGAGATATAAAAGCAAGCAATATTTTGTTAGATGGTAGATGGAGACCAAAGATTGCGGATTTTGGCATGGCCCGACTCTACCCCGAAGATAAAACTCATGTCAACACCCGTGTAGCCGGTACCAA TGGATACATGGCACCGGAGTATGCGTTGCATGGTAACTTATCAGTGAAAGCAGATGTATATAGTTATGGTGTAGTGGTTCTAGAGCTCATTAGTGGTCACAAGAACTCTACATTCAACCTTGATCCAGAGTGTGATAATCTACTTGATTGG GCATATAAGCTATATGCAAAGGGAAAAAGTCTAGAGATTATGGATTCTACACTAGCCACATCAGCTGACCCGAATCAGGTGGCAACATGTGTACAAATTGGATTACTATGCACCCAATCTGACCCGAAGCTACGGCCCACCATGCGCCAGGTGGTGGTGATGCTATCTAAGAACGGCGGGCCACTAGACGAACCAACCAAGCCGGGGTACCAGGGTTTTAAAACTAGAAGAACAGGTAGACGCTCTAATTCATCTTCTTCAACAGGGAATTCTAGTGGGACAAGTTCCCGAACTTCTAGATCCACCACCATGAGCGCGACAAGGGCTGTTGGTGGTACCGCTAGCATGTGGGCTTCGTCTTCGTATCTGCGTCGTCATCATCCACCAAGTTCAAGTTGTGCAAGTTCAGTATCGGATCCTTATGGCAAGCGACCCATTGAAGGGTAA